The Drosophila simulans strain w501 chromosome 3R, Prin_Dsim_3.1, whole genome shotgun sequence genome contains the following window.
TTGCGTGCACATTCCGCCAGGCCATCATCAACTTCGACTTCATCGACAAGCTAACTGGGAGGCCGTTTAGCCGGAGCCGCTAAATGCCCACGCTTAGAGCTTAGTTAGATCAGTTAAGCAAGCAAACTAGTCACGTAAAATCACAAACAAAACCATCAACACACAACGATGCCGAGGAGAAGgagcaaaagcaaatgcaaatggaaatcgcGTGGAAAtgaatttagttttatggATTTTACAAAAATCGCAACAATCATGTAACGAACAATATTCAATATACACACTATAGAAATACTATTCAGATAATAACTAAGATGATTAGCAGTATAAAAGCGATACTTATAGCTATAGCTTATGTAGACAGAGATTATAAACCTTAGCGAATACGAAATGGATAATAAAATCGTGTGCCTTAGGATTGTAAAATATGTaacaatttgtattattaaccAGGCGCCGTCATCCGACCAAGTCAGCCAACGCTAAGGCTCCTCGTACTTCCAGAGTATGTCGGGTTCCTCCTTGAGCTTAAGCTCGCCATGTCACGTGTCTTCTGTTATTGTTTCCGTTGCGGCTACGCGCTCCGGCACCGCCTTGCCCTCGCTGACCAGCATGGACAGCTCATTCGCATCATAGCCGATCAATAGCTTCAAATCGCAGTCAAATTTGTATGCGAATCGCTTGCCGGACACCTTGGAGATCATATCCCCATCGTAATAGTAGCGGAGAGCCCTTGATAGCTTTTCGTAGTTCATGGCgggtttgtttttcttctcgCCCCAAAGGCGGGCCACTCGATCCGGGTCAGTGAGCTTGAATTCTCCCTCGGTGCCCACCCACTCAATAACGTCCGTGTGCTCGCAGTCGGTGAGTATTTCGAGTAGGAACTGCCAGAGCTGCACTTGTCCATTATTCCCGGAACCGATGGTAGTGTAGTTTGAGGGACTCATGGACGTTGAAGTACTTTCAACGGCTGTGAACGAAGTAGATATTGTTAGCTTAAGCTTTGGTGTAACATTCACGTCTACTTACAATCGGAACTCTTGACTGCTTGATAGGATTTCCGCATAATCCGCTGTTCAAGCGAAAGGCTGCCGCCAGAAACGGTCGATATGGAGTTGGCCGACATGATTCTTGGTTGCTTGGGCTtccgctgctcctccgcctgtTTGTGCACTACGGACACGAAATTACATTCCTTTAGCAGCTGGAGGTGGGTCCAGAAAATGTTGCCTGGATCACGGGGCAACTTCTGATTGAACTCCTCGTGCGTCATTGCGCACAGTTCCTGACCGTTCATCTGCCAATCGCTCATGTTGATGTCACCTAGTTCGAACTGCTTGACGGCCCACTCCAGCCAGTAAGtcacgtgtgcgtgtgtccaTTCGTTGGCAGCCTCGGGTATCTTGAGGCGTAACTGTTCTCGCTTAAACTTGCTGTCCAGAACCCAATTCAAGACTGGCTTGATATCCTTGGACTCAACGGATTCCTCTTCGGAGTCTTCTCTGTGCATGCGCTTGATTGGGGTTTTGATGGGGCTTTCGCTGGAGGAACTCTTCTGGCTGGCCGTTTCCGGCGGCGAGAGCTGACCCACCACCTCCTCGGCCAAGGCAGCCAGTGCGGCCTCCGTGGGCTTCAGGACGTCGGCGATGTTGATGCGCTTGCGAATAGTTTGTATCTGCACGTTGATCTGCACCAGGCCTTCTCCCTTGACGCACTGGTCCACGAGATTCTTGTGCGATTCCAGCTGCAGGAGAGTGGGGGCTTAGGTAAACACTTTATTATGTCGCAGTTAGACTCACCTCCTGTGCGTCCTGCAGCCAAAAGGTGTAGTAATTCAGGCACACTCCTATCTTTTGCTCAACAAGTGATCTGTGGGCAGAAATAAGGGTTATTTGTACGGCAGATGGTGGGGTAATCTTAGCCAGACTCACTTGAGCATGCTGAGCGGCTCCCGGATGTCCATGTGCACGATGATGA
Protein-coding sequences here:
- the LOC6729794 gene encoding DNA-binding protein Ets97D, whose product is MNSSNDLSDELIRRLSVGGALEEVIASEMFEDSIDVETEAEPDDIIIVHMDIREPLSMLKSLVEQKIGVCLNYYTFWLQDAQELESHKNLVDQCVKGEGLVQINVQIQTIRKRINIADVLKPTEAALAALAEEVVGQLSPPETASQKSSSSESPIKTPIKRMHREDSEEESVESKDIKPVLNWVLDSKFKREQLRLKIPEAANEWTHAHVTYWLEWAVKQFELGDINMSDWQMNGQELCAMTHEEFNQKLPRDPGNIFWTHLQLLKECNFVSVVHKQAEEQRKPKQPRIMSANSISTVSGGSLSLEQRIMRKSYQAVKSSDSVESTSTSMSPSNYTTIGSGNNGQVQLWQFLLEILTDCEHTDVIEWVGTEGEFKLTDPDRVARLWGEKKNKPAMNYEKLSRALRYYYDGDMISKVSGKRFAYKFDCDLKLLIGYDANELSMLVSEGKAVPERVAATETITEDT